Below is a window of Paraburkholderia kururiensis DNA.
ATAACCATTGGTTATCCGTTTACCCTCAATCCAACACGCCAATGAATGCGATCGAGCGCTTTTTTCAGGCCGGGCTCAAACTCAGTCACCTGCGCCTCCTCACGATGTTCGACAGTCTCGGGCAGATCCGGCTCGTCGCCGAGAAGCTCAATGTCACACAACCCGCCGTGTCGAAGCAGCTAGCGGAGCTGGAAGCGGGCCTGGGTGTGCCGGTGCTGTCACGCGTCGGCAACAGGCTGTTCTTTACGCCCGTCGGCGAGACGCTGATGAAGCGCGCCCGCGAAGTGTTTCATCAGCTCGAGCAGGCGCGCTTCGAGATCGATGCGATGACGAGCGGCATCTCGGGCAAGATTTCCGTCGGCGCGGTCGCGACGGTGATGCCGGTGTTCGCCCCCGAAATTGTGAGCGAACTGAAGAAGCGCGCGCCGCATGTCAACGTGAGTTTCTACGAGGCCACCAGCGACCGCCTGTTTCCAATGCTTGCCGCGGGCGCACTCGACTTTGTTCTGAGCCGCACAGGACCACCGCGTGCTGAAGCGGCGCCGTTTGCCTCGCATGCCGTTCTGGATGATCCGATCGTCGTGGTTTGCGGGCGCGAGCATCCGCTCGCCGCGCGCCGCACGGTCGCCGCTGCCGATCTCGCCGGCCTGCCCTGGATACTTCCGCCCCGCGAAGCACCGACCTTCCTTGCACTGCAAACGTGGATGCATGAGCACGAACTCGAGTTTCCCGATGGGTGCGTGCAATCCATCTCTTTGCAAGCGAACGAAGCGATGATTGCCTCATATCCATTTCTTGCACTGATGCCAGTCGCAGTCGCACGGCAAGCGGTGAATCGCGAAAAGCTTGTCATCCTTCCGTTAGGCGGAACCTGCTTTCTGGAAACGGTGCAGCTCTTCTATAACCACACGTCTGCGAATCCTGTCTTACCCGTTGCGCTAAGTTGTATCGAGACCGCTGAAAAGCGGATCTCGTCGTTGTTGCTCACGTAGGTGTTGGCGGCCGCAATGCAAATGCTCATCGCGACGCCGTAGCATCTACAGGCAGATCGAGCGTTAAGGTGGTCATCGAGATCGGCGCTAC
It encodes the following:
- a CDS encoding LysR family transcriptional regulator, which produces MNAIERFFQAGLKLSHLRLLTMFDSLGQIRLVAEKLNVTQPAVSKQLAELEAGLGVPVLSRVGNRLFFTPVGETLMKRAREVFHQLEQARFEIDAMTSGISGKISVGAVATVMPVFAPEIVSELKKRAPHVNVSFYEATSDRLFPMLAAGALDFVLSRTGPPRAEAAPFASHAVLDDPIVVVCGREHPLAARRTVAAADLAGLPWILPPREAPTFLALQTWMHEHELEFPDGCVQSISLQANEAMIASYPFLALMPVAVARQAVNREKLVILPLGGTCFLETVQLFYNHTSANPVLPVALSCIETAEKRISSLLLT